A genome region from Oncorhynchus masou masou isolate Uvic2021 chromosome 14, UVic_Omas_1.1, whole genome shotgun sequence includes the following:
- the gcat gene encoding 2-amino-3-ketobutyrate coenzyme A ligase, mitochondrial: MPIRTAVRYISAPIRYILRPSTTTSNRGYAAIAEARTVLEHELETIRTGGTWKGERIITSKQGPHINVEGSHGDILNFCANNYLGLSSHPQVVEAGIEALKKYGAGLSSVRFICGTQDIHKDLEQKLAQFHEREDCILYASCFDANAGLFEVLLGPDDAVLSDELNHASIIDGIRLCRAKRFRYKHMDLNDLETQLKESQSSRLRLVVTDGVFSMDGDMAPLKGICDLAEQYGAMVFIDECHATGFMGPRGRGTDELLGVMDRVHIVNSTLGKALGGAAGGYTVGPKPLIDLLRQRSRPYLFSNSLPPPVVGCATRAVELLLASNEIAQSVGDKTMRFRNKMTEAGFTISGSDHPICPVMLGDARLASLMADDMLKLGVYVIGFSYPVVPKGKARIRVQISAAHTDQDIDRAVDAFIQTGRKHGVVS, from the exons ATGCCTATTCGAACAGCTGTCCGTTATATTAGTGCTCCAATAAGATATATTTTGAGACCCTCAACTACCACCTCAAACCGGGGCTATGCAGCTATCGCCGAGGCTAGAACGGTGCTGGAGCATGAACTTGAAACGATCCGAACTGGTGGAACGTGGAAAGGAGAAAGAATAATCACGTCCAAGCAGGGTCCTCATATCAACGTGGAAGGCAGTCATGGCG aCATATTGAATTTCTGCGCAAACAACTATCTGGGCCTCTCCAGCCATCCCCAGGTAGTGGAGGCAGGGATTGAGGCCTTGAAGAAGTATGGTGCTGGGCTGAGCTCAGTGAGATTCATCTGTGGCACACAG GACATTCACAAAGATCTGGAGCAGAAGCTGGCTCAGTTCCATGAGCGTGAGGACTGCATCCTATATGCCAGCTGTTTTGACGCCAACGCAGGGCTATTTGAG GTTCTGTTGGGCCCTGACGATGCAGTTCTTTCTGATGAGCTGAATCATGCCTCTATTATTGATGGGATTAGATTGTGTCGGGCCAAGAGGTTCAGATATAAACACATGGACCTGAATGACTTGGAGACCCAGCTGAAAGAGTCCCAG TCATCTCGTCTACGCCTCGTTGTCACGGATGGTGTGTTCTCCATGGATGGTGACATGGCTCCATTGAAGGGGATCTGTGACCTGGCAGAGCAGTATGGAGCCATGGTGTTCATTGACGAATGCCATGCTACAGGCTTCATGGGCCCACGAGGCAG AGGCACAGATGAGCTCCTGGGAGTGATGGACAGGGTTCACATTGTCAACTCTACTTTGGGAAAAGCACTGGGAGGTGCAGCTG GTGGGTACACAGTGGGTCCTAAACCTCTGATTGACTTGCTGAGGCAGCGCTCTCGTCCGTACCTGTTCTCCAACTCCCTACCCCCTCCTGTCGTGGGCTGCGCTACCCGGGCTGTCGAGCTGCTCCTCGCTTCCAATGAGATTGCCCAGAGTGTCGGGGACAAAACCATGAG GTTTAGAAACAAAATGACCGAGGCTGGGTTCACCATCTCAGGCTCTGACCACCCTATCTGTCCTGTGATGCTGGGGGATGCCAGACTAGCCTCTTTGATGGCTGATGATATGCTGAAACTAG GAGTGTATGTGATTGGGTTCTCCTACCCAGTGGTACCAAAGGGTAAAGCCAGAATCCGGGTCCAGATCTCAGCGGCCCACACTGACCAGGACATTGACCGAGCTGTGGATGCTTTCATACAGACAGGCAGGAAGCATGGAGTTGTGTCTTAA
- the tom1 gene encoding target of Myb protein 1 isoform X3 has protein sequence MEFLTGNPFTTPVGQRIEYATSSSLQSEDWALNMDICDIINETEEGPRDAYKAIKKRIVGNKNFREVMLALTVLEACVKNCGHRFHVLVSTREFVEGVLVRSILPKNNPPLVLHDRVLSLIQAWADAFRSSPALTGVVYVYEDLRRKGLEFPMTELDGYSPIHTPNRVKKLKTDLGVVRGNLTVMSDMMSQLDPATAKHSDTELLQELYAACKDMQDTIMELVPRLSEEKLTEELLVANDEINATFTRYQRFQRQRATQQSPAYVNLIDLSAAIKPVVTAPTHSHLSRSTVDTVSSQMTGLSMREFDESAQNRSISQTQLRPSEQNEGVADSLAQAQNTRLQNTGTGDSPDSTPLSSSTRFDWMIEKGMIPVSQKSVMDDIEKWLDVDEEDDMADSEGVTSEEFDRFLAERVRAAERLPSLKAFSRDDNNHSEK, from the exons AATATGCAACCAGCTCCAGTCTCCAGTCGGAGGACTGGGCCCTCAACATGGACATCTGTGACATCATCAATGAGACAGAGGAGGG GCctagagatgcatacaaagcaaTAAAGAAGCGGATTGTTGGAAACAAGAACTTCAGAGAGGTCATGCTGGCATTGACT GTACTAGAAGCGTGTGTGAAGAACTGTGGCCACAGGTTCCATGTGCTAGTCTCAACCAGGGAGTTTGTTGAGGGGGTTCTTGTCAGGTCCATCTTACCCAAGAACAACCCCCCTCTGGTCCTGCATGACAGAGTGCTCAGCCTTATACAG GCATGGGCAGACGCATTCCGCAGCTCACCAGCTCTGACGGGCGTGGTCTATGTGTACGAGGACCTGAGACGGAAAGGACTGGAGTTCCCCATGACTGAACTAGACGGATACTCCCCCATTCACACTCCAAATAGG GTTAAAAAGTTGAAGACGGACCTGGGAGTGGTTCGAGGTAACCTGACAGTGATGTCAGATATGATGTCTCAACTGGATCCAGCAACAGCCAAGCATTCAGACACAGAGCTGCTTCAG GAGTTGTATGCAGCATGTAAAGACATGCAGGATACGATAATGGAGCTAGTCCCAAGACTCAGTGAGGAGAAACTGACAGAGGAGCTGCTGGTTGCCAATGATGAAATCAATGCCACATTCACTCGCTACCAGAG GTTTCAGAGACAAAGAGCTACACAGCAG AGCCCAGCCTACGTCAACCTTATTGACCTCAGCGCAGCAATCAAGCCTGTTGTTACAGCTCCCACCCACAGCCATCTCAGCCGATCAACAGTGGACACAGTGTCTAGTCAGATGACAGGACTCA GTATGAGGGAATTTGATGAATCTGCACAGAACAGGAGCATCTCACAGACACAACTGAGACCGAG TGAGCAGAATGAAGGTGTTGCCGACAGTCTGGCTCAAGCACAGAACACCAGATTACAGAACACTGGAACG GGTGACAGCCCAGACTCCACCCCCCTCAGCTCCTCGACACGGTTTGATTGGATGATTGAAAAGGGAATG ATCCCTGTGAGTCAGAAGTCTGTGATGGATGACATTGAGAAGTGGCTGGATGTGGACGAG GAGGACGACATGGCTGATTCAGAGGGTGTGACAAGTGAGG AGTTTGACAGGTTTCTGGCAGAAAGAGTGAGAGCAGCGGAGCGACTACCGTCCCTGAAAGCTTTTTCTCGTGACGACAACAACCACTCAGAAAAATAG
- the tom1 gene encoding target of Myb protein 1 isoform X2 gives MEFLTGNPFTTPVGQRIEYATSSSLQSEDWALNMDICDIINETEEGPRDAYKAIKKRIVGNKNFREVMLALTVLEACVKNCGHRFHVLVSTREFVEGVLVRSILPKNNPPLVLHDRVLSLIQAWADAFRSSPALTGVVYVYEDLRRKGLEFPMTELDGYSPIHTPNRTVPDNGPVTLSAAPSSPRPVPISPQLPASQQSEQGPLTFTPYQVKKLKTDLGVVRGNLTVMSDMMSQLDPATAKHSDTELLQELYAACKDMQDTIMELVPRLSEEKLTEELLVANDEINATFTRYQRFQRQRATQQSPAYVNLIDLSAAIKPVVTAPTHSHLSRSTVDTVSSQMTGLSMREFDESAQNRSISQTQLRPSEQNEGVADSLAQAQNTRLQNTGTIPVSQKSVMDDIEKWLDVDEEDDMADSEGVTSEEFDRFLAERVRAAERLPSLKAFSRDDNNHSEK, from the exons AATATGCAACCAGCTCCAGTCTCCAGTCGGAGGACTGGGCCCTCAACATGGACATCTGTGACATCATCAATGAGACAGAGGAGGG GCctagagatgcatacaaagcaaTAAAGAAGCGGATTGTTGGAAACAAGAACTTCAGAGAGGTCATGCTGGCATTGACT GTACTAGAAGCGTGTGTGAAGAACTGTGGCCACAGGTTCCATGTGCTAGTCTCAACCAGGGAGTTTGTTGAGGGGGTTCTTGTCAGGTCCATCTTACCCAAGAACAACCCCCCTCTGGTCCTGCATGACAGAGTGCTCAGCCTTATACAG GCATGGGCAGACGCATTCCGCAGCTCACCAGCTCTGACGGGCGTGGTCTATGTGTACGAGGACCTGAGACGGAAAGGACTGGAGTTCCCCATGACTGAACTAGACGGATACTCCCCCATTCACACTCCAAATAGG ACTGTGCCTGATAACGGGCCTGTCACTCTATCTGCTGCACCCTCATCCCCCAGGCCTGTCCCCATATCACCACAGCTTCCTGCATCCCAACAGAGCGAGCAGGGACCCCTCACCTTCACACCTTATCAG GTTAAAAAGTTGAAGACGGACCTGGGAGTGGTTCGAGGTAACCTGACAGTGATGTCAGATATGATGTCTCAACTGGATCCAGCAACAGCCAAGCATTCAGACACAGAGCTGCTTCAG GAGTTGTATGCAGCATGTAAAGACATGCAGGATACGATAATGGAGCTAGTCCCAAGACTCAGTGAGGAGAAACTGACAGAGGAGCTGCTGGTTGCCAATGATGAAATCAATGCCACATTCACTCGCTACCAGAG GTTTCAGAGACAAAGAGCTACACAGCAG AGCCCAGCCTACGTCAACCTTATTGACCTCAGCGCAGCAATCAAGCCTGTTGTTACAGCTCCCACCCACAGCCATCTCAGCCGATCAACAGTGGACACAGTGTCTAGTCAGATGACAGGACTCA GTATGAGGGAATTTGATGAATCTGCACAGAACAGGAGCATCTCACAGACACAACTGAGACCGAG TGAGCAGAATGAAGGTGTTGCCGACAGTCTGGCTCAAGCACAGAACACCAGATTACAGAACACTGGAACG ATCCCTGTGAGTCAGAAGTCTGTGATGGATGACATTGAGAAGTGGCTGGATGTGGACGAG GAGGACGACATGGCTGATTCAGAGGGTGTGACAAGTGAGG AGTTTGACAGGTTTCTGGCAGAAAGAGTGAGAGCAGCGGAGCGACTACCGTCCCTGAAAGCTTTTTCTCGTGACGACAACAACCACTCAGAAAAATAG
- the tom1 gene encoding target of Myb protein 1 isoform X1, translated as MEFLTGNPFTTPVGQRIEYATSSSLQSEDWALNMDICDIINETEEGPRDAYKAIKKRIVGNKNFREVMLALTVLEACVKNCGHRFHVLVSTREFVEGVLVRSILPKNNPPLVLHDRVLSLIQAWADAFRSSPALTGVVYVYEDLRRKGLEFPMTELDGYSPIHTPNRTVPDNGPVTLSAAPSSPRPVPISPQLPASQQSEQGPLTFTPYQVKKLKTDLGVVRGNLTVMSDMMSQLDPATAKHSDTELLQELYAACKDMQDTIMELVPRLSEEKLTEELLVANDEINATFTRYQRFQRQRATQQSPAYVNLIDLSAAIKPVVTAPTHSHLSRSTVDTVSSQMTGLSMREFDESAQNRSISQTQLRPSEQNEGVADSLAQAQNTRLQNTGTGDSPDSTPLSSSTRFDWMIEKGMIPVSQKSVMDDIEKWLDVDEEDDMADSEGVTSEEFDRFLAERVRAAERLPSLKAFSRDDNNHSEK; from the exons AATATGCAACCAGCTCCAGTCTCCAGTCGGAGGACTGGGCCCTCAACATGGACATCTGTGACATCATCAATGAGACAGAGGAGGG GCctagagatgcatacaaagcaaTAAAGAAGCGGATTGTTGGAAACAAGAACTTCAGAGAGGTCATGCTGGCATTGACT GTACTAGAAGCGTGTGTGAAGAACTGTGGCCACAGGTTCCATGTGCTAGTCTCAACCAGGGAGTTTGTTGAGGGGGTTCTTGTCAGGTCCATCTTACCCAAGAACAACCCCCCTCTGGTCCTGCATGACAGAGTGCTCAGCCTTATACAG GCATGGGCAGACGCATTCCGCAGCTCACCAGCTCTGACGGGCGTGGTCTATGTGTACGAGGACCTGAGACGGAAAGGACTGGAGTTCCCCATGACTGAACTAGACGGATACTCCCCCATTCACACTCCAAATAGG ACTGTGCCTGATAACGGGCCTGTCACTCTATCTGCTGCACCCTCATCCCCCAGGCCTGTCCCCATATCACCACAGCTTCCTGCATCCCAACAGAGCGAGCAGGGACCCCTCACCTTCACACCTTATCAG GTTAAAAAGTTGAAGACGGACCTGGGAGTGGTTCGAGGTAACCTGACAGTGATGTCAGATATGATGTCTCAACTGGATCCAGCAACAGCCAAGCATTCAGACACAGAGCTGCTTCAG GAGTTGTATGCAGCATGTAAAGACATGCAGGATACGATAATGGAGCTAGTCCCAAGACTCAGTGAGGAGAAACTGACAGAGGAGCTGCTGGTTGCCAATGATGAAATCAATGCCACATTCACTCGCTACCAGAG GTTTCAGAGACAAAGAGCTACACAGCAG AGCCCAGCCTACGTCAACCTTATTGACCTCAGCGCAGCAATCAAGCCTGTTGTTACAGCTCCCACCCACAGCCATCTCAGCCGATCAACAGTGGACACAGTGTCTAGTCAGATGACAGGACTCA GTATGAGGGAATTTGATGAATCTGCACAGAACAGGAGCATCTCACAGACACAACTGAGACCGAG TGAGCAGAATGAAGGTGTTGCCGACAGTCTGGCTCAAGCACAGAACACCAGATTACAGAACACTGGAACG GGTGACAGCCCAGACTCCACCCCCCTCAGCTCCTCGACACGGTTTGATTGGATGATTGAAAAGGGAATG ATCCCTGTGAGTCAGAAGTCTGTGATGGATGACATTGAGAAGTGGCTGGATGTGGACGAG GAGGACGACATGGCTGATTCAGAGGGTGTGACAAGTGAGG AGTTTGACAGGTTTCTGGCAGAAAGAGTGAGAGCAGCGGAGCGACTACCGTCCCTGAAAGCTTTTTCTCGTGACGACAACAACCACTCAGAAAAATAG